CCCCTCCGGCACAGATTGCGAGCCCCACAAGAATCGGAGATACTCCCATACTCGCGGCAACAGGCCCAAGTATGGTGGATGTCGTAACCAGCGCTACCGTTGTGGAACCGAGAGAAGAGCGGAGTATCTGGCTCAGAACAAATCCGAGTACTATCAGCGGCATATTCACATTCGTGAATATTTCCACCAGATAGTCCCCTATGCCCGTGCTCTTGATGACATTACCGAAGGAACCGCCGGCACCGGTTATCAGAAAAATCATACCCGCCGAACCGACAGCGGTAACAATAACTTCGTCGATGGACCGGGGAATGTATTTCTTGAGCGCCAGCATTGCAACAATCACGCCGATCAGGAGGGCGATATTCTTGTCGCCGATGAAACCGAAAAAGGTCAGTACGGGGCCATCACCCCTCAAAACCATTTTCATAATGCTGCCGAGAAGAATCAGAACGATTGGCAGGAGCAGAACGGAAATGGACAAACCTGCACTTGGCCTGTTGTCCGTATTCTTCAGCGCCACCTCTTCTTCCGGAATAACGTTGTTTTTGGCCCGCTTTCCCAGGAAAGTACCGAACAGGTATCCTCCGATAACCGCCGAAGGAATTGAGACAATCAGCGAATACAGCAGAAAGAGGCCAAAATCAGCTCCCATGTTTCCAGCCACGGCAATCGGACCCGGTGTCGGGATAACGATGGCATGGGTAACTATGAGACCTACTGCGAGGGCGGTAACATAGGTGATAAAGGGTATCCTGGTTCGCTGGGATAAACGCCGGATAAGAGGTTCAAAAATAACGAAAGCGGCATCAAAGAAGACGGGGATAGATACCAGGTACCCGGCAAAGTTGATTGCCAGGGGCGATCGTTTATCGCCGACTTTATTCACCAGGGT
The Marispirochaeta aestuarii DNA segment above includes these coding regions:
- a CDS encoding GntP family permease, with the protein product MVTGPLLLVIFIVAIAFVLLAILAFRMNPFIVLLLSGVLTGFLVGMPIDQIGGTLASGFGGTLSGIGIVIGLGIVLGQILAEANATDQIAHTLVNKVGDKRSPLAINFAGYLVSIPVFFDAAFVIFEPLIRRLSQRTRIPFITYVTALAVGLIVTHAIVIPTPGPIAVAGNMGADFGLFLLYSLIVSIPSAVIGGYLFGTFLGKRAKNNVIPEEEVALKNTDNRPSAGLSISVLLLPIVLILLGSIMKMVLRGDGPVLTFFGFIGDKNIALLIGVIVAMLALKKYIPRSIDEVIVTAVGSAGMIFLITGAGGSFGNVIKSTGIGDYLVEIFTNVNMPLIVLGFVLSQILRSSLGSTTVALVTTSTILGPVAASMGVSPILVGLAICAGGVGLSLPNDSGFWVVSRYANISVQDTLKSWTAGGTIAGVTALVIILILSLFSGILPGLA